The following are encoded together in the Anaerostipes caccae L1-92 genome:
- a CDS encoding GTP-binding protein, whose protein sequence is MEMPVYLIWGFLESGKTSFIKDTLNQEYFADGERTMILSFEEGEEEYEKEFLEESNSFVLQIDDIEDFTPAFVENCEKNYHPDRIMIEYNGMYQIEDVMDVIDETDLELYQIIVTVDASTADLYLKNMRSLMVEMFKMADMVIFNRCTDETNASSYRRSIKAVSRRAQVGFERADGKEFELNEMLPYDPEAEIIRVNEDDFGIWYIDVLERPNVYMGKVVELSNVFVRRPHGIPAGLILPGRSAMTCCEDDITFIGFICQMHHVKSSTMKKIQDGSWAVLTAKISMENHKAYGGERGPVLKALRIEQGTQPKEKLIYF, encoded by the coding sequence ATGGAAATGCCGGTTTACCTGATATGGGGATTTTTAGAGAGCGGCAAAACTTCTTTTATAAAAGACACTTTGAACCAGGAATATTTTGCGGACGGTGAGCGGACGATGATTCTTTCATTCGAAGAAGGGGAGGAAGAATATGAAAAAGAGTTCCTGGAGGAAAGTAATTCCTTTGTTCTACAGATAGATGACATAGAAGATTTTACCCCAGCCTTTGTAGAAAACTGTGAGAAAAATTACCATCCGGACCGTATTATGATCGAATATAATGGAATGTATCAGATCGAGGATGTCATGGATGTGATCGATGAGACAGACCTGGAATTGTATCAGATCATTGTCACGGTGGATGCGTCTACTGCGGATCTGTATTTAAAAAATATGCGGTCTCTGATGGTGGAGATGTTCAAGATGGCGGATATGGTCATTTTCAACCGCTGTACCGATGAGACCAATGCGTCCTCCTATAGAAGGAGTATTAAGGCAGTCAGCCGGAGGGCGCAGGTAGGATTTGAACGGGCGGACGGAAAAGAATTTGAACTCAATGAGATGCTCCCGTACGATCCGGAGGCAGAGATCATCAGGGTCAATGAGGATGATTTTGGAATCTGGTACATTGACGTTTTGGAGCGGCCCAATGTTTATATGGGCAAAGTGGTGGAGCTTTCCAATGTATTTGTCAGAAGGCCTCATGGAATCCCTGCCGGGCTGATCCTGCCGGGCAGGTCTGCTATGACATGCTGTGAGGACGACATAACATTTATCGGTTTCATCTGTCAAATGCATCATGTCAAGTCCTCTACAATGAAGAAAATACAGGATGGTTCCTGGGCCGTGCTGACGGCGAAAATCAGTATGGAAAACCATAAAGCGTACGGAGGAGAGAGGGGCCCTGTTCTAAAGGCGCTGCGCATAGAACAGGGAACACAGCCAAAAGAAAAGCTGATCTACTTTTAA
- a CDS encoding VanZ family protein: MNKEKQTRTNKYFKRFFWAVFLFYLLILIKIVLLKDTDLSAVPKFLTGEKKGFRSFNLIPFQTFLNFSRIAGSGNFLWSISNLLGNSLIFLPFGYLLALLKSPKISKRKILFLSALLSLFFETSQYVFYLGSADIDDLLLNVLGAAAGILCFHILSALCRKDLHRIYLISLILGLLSFAGAGAIAYVEFGSRLGLVHYKSSVIGGEDIPKKEPDYTGYFMSGSDRKLRCTSDTDEAFGDPSVINITPETKVFHLSFEKEKTSFHQINTVYKRYSLSQLKSVKKHSKVSAWFVKNGRNADIIVLSDPVNTDSESVKADGASVEKKELNGTVISIGKETFVISKINTYDDKKNGGQIAESTGIHITVKYKKDLKVTVCDAYNQGTKTSYRKGSLKDLKKDRSVLLKGTVKDKIFYAESVTVYIFHK; the protein is encoded by the coding sequence ATGAACAAAGAAAAACAAACAAGAACAAACAAATATTTCAAACGATTTTTCTGGGCAGTATTTTTATTTTATCTGCTGATTTTGATCAAGATCGTTCTGTTAAAAGATACGGACCTCTCTGCTGTTCCAAAATTTTTGACCGGTGAGAAAAAGGGATTCCGCTCATTCAATCTGATTCCTTTTCAGACCTTTCTTAATTTTTCCCGTATTGCAGGGAGCGGGAATTTTTTGTGGAGCATATCAAATCTTTTGGGAAACAGCCTGATTTTCCTCCCTTTTGGTTATCTTCTTGCTCTGTTGAAAAGCCCGAAGATTTCTAAACGAAAGATTCTGTTCCTGTCGGCACTTTTAAGTCTCTTCTTTGAGACCAGCCAATATGTTTTTTATCTTGGTTCTGCCGACATTGACGACCTGCTTCTGAATGTACTCGGCGCTGCCGCGGGAATTCTCTGTTTTCATATTCTGTCGGCTCTGTGCAGGAAAGATCTGCACCGGATCTATCTTATCAGCCTGATCCTTGGACTCCTTTCATTTGCCGGAGCGGGTGCCATCGCCTATGTGGAATTCGGGAGCCGCCTGGGTCTCGTGCATTATAAAAGTTCAGTCATAGGCGGGGAGGACATACCAAAAAAAGAGCCTGATTATACTGGTTACTTTATGTCCGGAAGTGACAGAAAGCTCCGGTGCACCAGCGACACAGATGAGGCATTCGGCGATCCTTCTGTCATAAATATCACCCCTGAGACAAAAGTCTTCCATTTGAGTTTTGAAAAGGAGAAGACCAGTTTTCATCAGATTAATACTGTCTATAAACGATACAGCTTATCCCAGCTGAAATCTGTAAAAAAACATTCCAAAGTTTCTGCCTGGTTTGTTAAAAATGGCAGGAATGCGGATATCATCGTTCTGTCTGACCCTGTCAATACAGACAGTGAAAGCGTCAAGGCAGACGGCGCTTCTGTGGAAAAGAAAGAACTGAACGGCACTGTCATAAGTATAGGAAAAGAAACCTTTGTGATCAGCAAGATCAACACATACGATGACAAGAAAAACGGCGGACAGATTGCCGAAAGCACTGGTATTCATATCACAGTAAAATATAAAAAAGATCTGAAGGTTACTGTCTGTGATGCCTATAATCAGGGAACAAAAACCAGCTACCGGAAAGGCAGCTTAAAGGATCTGAAAAAGGACCGCAGCGTTCTTTTGAAAGGAACCGTCAAAGATAAAATCTTTTACGCGGAATCTGTTACTGTTTACATTTTCCACAAATAG
- a CDS encoding GHKL domain-containing protein: MESKAKKILWLLYPAVMGLIWYTQLPRILLMTGTTAMQYFVISLVSVLSIAILNLLRFRLPDFLLLFTVIFMVVSKPDFVEGFSDFLIFFLIFGIGYYRKELQKGKVLFSWITFILYVANRVFLRNIYDSFKGFYFRYANGLETEYLVKAGIFILLSAAVVLLDTLLILLIRKIFGRYLVKISVLEKSYPKIARNFILCTVCLFVLALVFQYQLSMFMTLFYTADYSEFYHQIMNCMDTITVCVLLIQIIILATLLMFSKYRFTIDAKRRYEENLLLYSNDLEKNLTEIRNLKHDMKNILFTLGHLIENSHDEPLKEYFKQTVNPYFQDELKKNDLYAQLQQADDEQLRAFLYYKISAGFREHLDIRLSFDGVFKESLITDSIDFLDFIRILGIFLDNAMEEAALTMDKQIDIRFVSNKDMYEAVISNSVRREKEVVPGLSDKGLGRGNGLMIVHKILETYPNIILNSYTNNGKFIQHLEITRSE; encoded by the coding sequence ATGGAAAGCAAAGCTAAAAAAATCCTGTGGCTGCTTTATCCCGCAGTCATGGGGCTGATATGGTACACGCAGCTTCCGAGAATACTGTTAATGACTGGTACTACGGCTATGCAGTATTTCGTGATCAGCCTTGTTTCTGTTCTGTCTATCGCCATTTTAAATCTGCTGCGCTTCCGGCTCCCCGATTTTCTGCTGTTATTTACTGTCATTTTCATGGTCGTGTCGAAACCGGACTTTGTTGAAGGATTTTCAGATTTCCTGATCTTCTTTCTGATTTTTGGTATCGGCTACTACAGAAAAGAGCTTCAGAAAGGCAAAGTTTTGTTTTCATGGATCACATTTATCCTGTATGTGGCAAACCGTGTGTTTCTTCGGAATATTTATGACTCTTTCAAAGGTTTTTATTTCCGCTATGCAAACGGGCTTGAGACTGAATATCTGGTCAAAGCAGGGATCTTTATTCTTCTGTCCGCTGCTGTGGTTTTGCTGGATACCCTTTTGATCTTGCTGATCAGAAAAATTTTTGGAAGATATCTGGTTAAAATTTCAGTGCTGGAGAAGTCTTATCCGAAGATCGCCCGGAATTTTATTCTATGTACCGTTTGTTTATTTGTGCTGGCTCTGGTTTTTCAATATCAGCTCTCCATGTTTATGACACTTTTTTATACGGCGGATTATTCTGAATTTTATCACCAGATCATGAATTGTATGGATACGATAACAGTCTGTGTCCTGCTGATCCAGATCATCATCCTGGCAACTCTTCTTATGTTTTCCAAGTATCGTTTTACCATCGACGCAAAACGGCGCTATGAGGAAAACCTCCTTTTGTACAGCAATGATCTGGAGAAAAACCTGACAGAGATCAGAAATTTAAAGCATGATATGAAAAATATCCTTTTTACTCTGGGCCATCTGATTGAGAACAGCCATGATGAACCTCTGAAAGAATATTTTAAGCAAACCGTCAATCCTTATTTTCAGGATGAGCTTAAGAAAAATGATTTATATGCCCAGCTGCAGCAGGCGGACGATGAACAGCTCCGAGCTTTTCTATATTATAAAATCTCTGCCGGCTTTCGGGAGCACTTAGATATCCGCCTGTCGTTCGACGGTGTTTTTAAAGAAAGCCTGATCACAGACAGCATTGATTTTCTGGACTTTATCCGCATTTTAGGGATTTTTCTCGACAATGCCATGGAGGAAGCCGCACTTACCATGGACAAACAAATCGATATCCGGTTCGTTTCAAATAAAGATATGTATGAGGCTGTTATCTCAAACTCTGTCCGTAGGGAGAAGGAGGTAGTGCCCGGCTTGTCAGATAAAGGACTGGGCCGGGGCAATGGGCTGATGATCGTCCATAAGATACTGGAAACCTATCCTAATATTATTTTAAACTCCTATACAAACAACGGAAAATTCATTCAGCACCTTGAAATTACCAGATCTGAATGA
- the xdhA gene encoding xanthine dehydrogenase subunit XdhA, with product MRTVGQSIKRVDAYEKVSGRAKFTDDLIPKHCLTAKVLHAPIASGIVASIDTSEAEALEGVVKVVTFRDVPKHTYPTPGHPWSVEPSHQDTADRRLLTGRIRYYGDDVAAVIAEDEVTASRALKLIRTEYEEYAPVLHPRDAMKGTIPPVHEEHPDNILAKSSYEIGHVDDALSQADAVLSESFRTPIVQHCHIEPPISYAYMEKDRIVVVCSTQIPHIVRRVIGQALGIPWGKVRVIKPYIGGGFGNKQEVLYEPLNAFLTASVGGRPVKLELSREETFTNTRTRHSIEYDLTAGVTKDGKILAKDMKAYSNQGAYASHGHAIAANGATAWRHLYDVKNIRADAYTVYTNAPVGGAMRGYGIPQFCFVSECLMDDLACKISMDPLKFRELNLYDGYFEDPVLTPLAANTNGVRECMRRGADYIHWEEKRSLYQNQSGNIRRGVGMALFSYKTGVWPISLEISGARLILNQDGSVQLQTGAAEIGQGSDTVFTQMAAEVLGLSPDDVHIQSFQDTDITPFDTGAYASRQTYISGTAVKECAELLKEKILTYARTLVAEEYRDQELSLYDKQILCGRKPVLSLEELAFHSYYSRTSSAAITSDVSRQIKKNTLAFGACFAEIEVDLKLAKIKILDIINVHDSGKIINPQLASMQVHGGMSMGIGYGLSEQMLLDEKTGRVLNGSLLDYKLPTMMDSPDLHLDFVELEDPTGPFGNKALGEPPAIPPAPAIRNAFLHATGIPVNEIPLSPQRVFEALKKADLI from the coding sequence ATGAGAACTGTTGGTCAAAGCATAAAAAGGGTGGATGCTTACGAGAAGGTATCCGGAAGAGCCAAATTTACCGATGATCTGATCCCGAAGCATTGTCTCACTGCGAAAGTGCTGCATGCTCCCATTGCCAGCGGTATTGTCGCTTCTATAGACACAAGTGAGGCGGAGGCCCTCGAAGGGGTAGTAAAAGTCGTCACCTTCCGTGACGTCCCAAAACATACATATCCCACTCCCGGCCATCCCTGGTCCGTAGAGCCGTCTCACCAGGATACGGCGGACCGCCGTCTGCTGACCGGTAGAATCCGTTATTACGGCGACGATGTTGCCGCCGTGATCGCCGAAGATGAAGTCACCGCTTCCAGGGCTTTAAAACTGATCCGGACAGAGTACGAAGAATATGCCCCGGTGCTTCATCCCCGGGATGCCATGAAGGGAACCATTCCGCCGGTTCACGAAGAACATCCGGACAATATTCTTGCAAAGAGCAGCTACGAGATCGGACATGTGGACGATGCACTCTCGCAGGCAGATGCCGTACTCAGCGAAAGTTTCCGCACCCCTATCGTCCAGCACTGCCACATTGAGCCGCCGATTTCCTATGCCTACATGGAAAAAGACAGGATCGTTGTCGTATGTTCCACCCAGATCCCCCATATCGTGAGGAGAGTCATCGGGCAGGCCTTGGGCATCCCATGGGGAAAAGTCCGTGTCATAAAGCCATATATCGGCGGAGGCTTCGGCAACAAACAGGAGGTTCTCTATGAACCTCTCAATGCATTTCTGACTGCCTCTGTCGGCGGCCGTCCGGTGAAACTGGAGCTTTCCAGAGAGGAAACGTTTACAAACACCAGGACCCGCCATTCCATTGAATATGACCTGACGGCAGGCGTAACAAAAGACGGTAAAATTCTCGCCAAAGATATGAAAGCCTATTCCAACCAGGGGGCCTACGCCTCACACGGCCATGCCATCGCAGCCAACGGCGCTACCGCATGGCGCCATTTATATGATGTAAAAAATATCCGGGCCGATGCTTATACCGTCTATACAAATGCACCGGTAGGCGGAGCCATGAGGGGCTATGGTATCCCCCAGTTCTGCTTCGTATCCGAATGTCTGATGGATGATCTGGCCTGTAAAATTTCCATGGACCCGTTAAAGTTCCGGGAGCTCAACCTATATGACGGATATTTTGAAGATCCTGTTTTAACTCCTCTCGCCGCAAACACCAACGGCGTCAGAGAGTGTATGAGGCGCGGAGCAGACTACATACACTGGGAGGAAAAACGCAGCTTATACCAAAACCAGTCCGGGAATATCCGGCGCGGTGTGGGCATGGCTTTGTTCAGCTATAAGACCGGTGTATGGCCCATTTCCCTGGAAATATCCGGAGCCAGGCTTATCCTCAATCAGGACGGGAGTGTCCAGCTCCAGACCGGCGCCGCAGAAATCGGGCAGGGTTCCGACACTGTATTTACACAGATGGCGGCGGAGGTCCTGGGTCTTTCCCCTGATGACGTCCACATTCAGTCCTTTCAGGATACGGACATTACCCCTTTTGACACGGGAGCTTACGCTTCCAGACAAACTTATATCAGCGGCACCGCCGTCAAAGAATGTGCCGAACTCCTGAAAGAAAAAATTCTTACCTATGCCAGGACTCTGGTTGCTGAAGAATACAGGGATCAGGAGCTTTCTCTGTATGATAAACAGATCCTCTGCGGTCGGAAGCCGGTCCTGTCCCTTGAAGAACTGGCTTTTCACAGCTATTACAGCAGGACTTCTTCTGCCGCCATCACGTCGGATGTATCCCGGCAGATCAAGAAAAACACCCTTGCGTTCGGAGCTTGTTTTGCGGAAATTGAAGTAGATTTAAAACTAGCTAAGATTAAGATACTCGATATCATCAATGTCCATGACAGCGGAAAGATCATCAATCCACAGCTGGCCTCCATGCAGGTCCACGGCGGCATGTCCATGGGCATAGGCTATGGTCTGAGTGAGCAGATGCTCCTGGATGAAAAGACCGGACGCGTACTGAACGGCAGCCTGTTAGACTACAAGCTTCCCACTATGATGGACTCCCCGGATCTCCATTTAGACTTTGTGGAACTTGAAGATCCAACGGGCCCGTTCGGAAACAAGGCTCTTGGCGAGCCTCCCGCAATCCCTCCTGCTCCGGCCATCCGCAATGCTTTTCTTCACGCAACCGGGATTCCGGTCAATGAAATCCCTCTTTCACCTCAGAGGGTATTTGAGGCATTAAAAAAAGCTGATTTGATATAA
- a CDS encoding CobW family GTP-binding protein has protein sequence MTKIDIISGFLGAGKTTLIKKLLKEALGQEKVVLIENEFGEIGIDGGFLKEAGIQVTEMNSGCICCSLVGDFGTALREVVSQYSPDRIIIEPSGVGKLSDVIKAVQKEAENCDLSLNSFVTVADAKKCRMYMKNFGEFYNNQIEYAGTVILSRTGQVKEDKLGQAVSLIREHNHKAAVITTPWEQLDGEKILSVMEEGNQLEKQLFEEEEICPECGHHHEHGEHHHHHGEEHHHEHGHHHADEVFTSWGEETPHKYEKEMLEQILKKLAESDDFGMILRAKGIVEGPDHTWLHFDMVPGEYEIRQGEADYTGRICVIGSDLNTEKIQALFGLK, from the coding sequence ATGACAAAAATAGATATCATTTCAGGATTTTTAGGAGCAGGGAAGACAACGCTTATTAAAAAGCTTTTAAAAGAGGCTCTGGGACAGGAAAAGGTTGTCCTGATCGAAAATGAATTCGGCGAAATCGGCATCGACGGCGGATTTTTAAAAGAGGCCGGGATCCAGGTGACGGAGATGAATTCCGGATGTATCTGCTGCTCTCTGGTAGGAGACTTTGGAACGGCGCTCAGAGAAGTAGTTTCACAGTACTCCCCGGACCGCATCATCATTGAGCCGTCCGGTGTGGGAAAACTGTCCGATGTGATCAAAGCAGTGCAGAAGGAAGCAGAAAACTGTGATCTCTCACTGAACAGCTTTGTCACTGTGGCAGATGCAAAGAAGTGCAGGATGTATATGAAAAACTTCGGGGAATTTTACAATAATCAGATCGAATACGCAGGAACTGTCATATTGAGCAGGACCGGTCAGGTAAAGGAAGATAAGCTCGGACAGGCAGTCAGCCTGATCAGAGAACATAACCATAAGGCAGCCGTGATCACGACGCCGTGGGAGCAGCTGGACGGAGAGAAAATCCTTTCTGTGATGGAAGAGGGAAACCAGCTGGAAAAGCAGCTGTTTGAGGAAGAAGAAATCTGTCCGGAGTGCGGACACCATCATGAACATGGAGAGCATCATCACCATCATGGAGAGGAACATCACCACGAACACGGCCATCATCATGCGGATGAAGTGTTTACAAGCTGGGGGGAGGAAACACCTCACAAATATGAGAAAGAAATGCTGGAACAGATCCTGAAGAAGCTGGCAGAGTCAGATGATTTCGGCATGATTCTGAGAGCGAAAGGCATCGTGGAAGGGCCGGATCATACATGGCTGCATTTTGACATGGTGCCGGGTGAGTACGAGATCCGTCAGGGAGAAGCGGATTATACCGGCAGAATCTGTGTCATCGGATCAGATCTCAACACGGAAAAAATCCAGGCCCTTTTTGGGCTTAAATAG
- a CDS encoding RNA helicase has product MDNQNLLNEMYQNLQMVLNTMPELTQATTDCDLKGCLEQQEQQFQDFFSRVKQAMTKDMQQPEEIGEIQKKYAEWMTKMKAIADKSTSHLAEMSIQGYTMGMIQLIQSSHKNCDASKDNLSMSTDLVKLYEESIDSLKKYL; this is encoded by the coding sequence ATGGATAACCAGAATTTATTAAACGAGATGTATCAAAATCTTCAGATGGTGTTAAATACCATGCCGGAGCTAACACAGGCCACCACAGACTGTGATCTGAAAGGTTGTTTGGAACAGCAGGAACAGCAGTTCCAGGACTTTTTCTCAAGAGTCAAACAGGCTATGACAAAGGATATGCAGCAGCCGGAAGAAATCGGAGAAATCCAGAAAAAATATGCGGAATGGATGACTAAGATGAAGGCCATCGCAGATAAATCCACAAGCCATTTAGCGGAAATGTCCATCCAGGGATATACCATGGGAATGATCCAGCTGATCCAGAGCTCCCACAAAAATTGTGACGCTTCCAAGGACAATTTGTCGATGTCAACTGATCTTGTAAAACTCTACGAAGAAAGTATCGATAGTTTAAAAAAGTATTTGTAA
- the xdhC gene encoding xanthine dehydrogenase subunit XdhC, with translation MEQQKKLITCTVNGHEVAEYVDVRESLLEMLRNRLGLTSVKKGCEVGECGACTVIVDGETIDSCIYLAVWAQGKQIRTLEGLMGPNGELTRIQEAFIEEGAIQCGFCTPGFIMSATVLLERGEKTLTRDMIRKHMAGNLCRCTGYENIVNAVQKVHKENQSL, from the coding sequence ATGGAACAGCAGAAAAAACTTATAACCTGTACGGTCAACGGTCATGAAGTGGCTGAATATGTAGATGTGAGAGAATCCCTTTTAGAAATGCTCAGAAACCGCCTTGGCCTGACTTCCGTAAAAAAGGGCTGTGAGGTGGGTGAATGCGGTGCCTGTACGGTCATTGTGGATGGAGAGACCATCGATTCCTGTATTTATCTGGCCGTGTGGGCCCAGGGAAAACAGATCCGCACTCTGGAAGGCCTCATGGGACCGAATGGAGAACTCACAAGAATCCAGGAGGCATTTATCGAAGAAGGCGCCATTCAGTGCGGCTTCTGCACCCCGGGTTTTATTATGTCCGCCACAGTCCTTCTGGAACGAGGTGAAAAAACCCTGACTCGGGATATGATCCGGAAACATATGGCAGGAAACCTCTGCCGGTGTACGGGCTATGAAAATATCGTAAATGCGGTGCAGAAGGTACACAAGGAAAACCAATCCCTGTAA
- a CDS encoding LytR/AlgR family response regulator transcription factor: protein MLEIILCDDDPFILKIIREQVEHILSESIPEGRIACVASGYQELFLYLKKHPGEYLFFLDLDFGSNEFNGIDIAKQIKKSFPGSKIVFVTNHYELALNVLKSGVEPFGFIEKTTDIMKMNQCCYQYIYLAKKSFPSKESEEDTETVTLKIGTDEELSLPKADILYVEAVKTKSHCICYHTVNGSSITVRETIDHALETLGAGFMKSHRSVIVQKCHMIGLSDGMIKFINGDTVPCSFRQRNEIKGVIYGKQS, encoded by the coding sequence ATGTTAGAAATCATTCTCTGCGATGATGATCCTTTTATTTTAAAGATCATCAGAGAACAGGTAGAACACATTTTATCAGAGTCCATCCCCGAAGGCCGGATTGCATGTGTTGCCTCCGGCTATCAGGAACTGTTTCTTTATTTAAAGAAACATCCCGGTGAATATCTTTTTTTTCTGGATCTGGATTTTGGAAGCAATGAATTTAATGGAATTGATATAGCAAAACAGATCAAAAAAAGTTTTCCCGGCTCAAAGATCGTATTTGTGACGAACCACTATGAACTGGCACTCAATGTACTGAAATCCGGAGTGGAGCCTTTTGGCTTTATCGAAAAGACCACAGACATTATGAAAATGAACCAGTGCTGCTATCAGTATATCTATCTGGCCAAAAAAAGCTTTCCCTCTAAGGAATCTGAAGAGGATACAGAAACTGTCACTTTAAAAATCGGCACCGATGAGGAACTGTCACTTCCAAAAGCCGATATCCTGTATGTGGAGGCAGTCAAGACAAAGTCCCACTGTATCTGCTATCATACAGTGAACGGTTCTTCCATTACAGTCCGAGAAACAATCGACCATGCACTTGAGACTTTAGGCGCAGGCTTTATGAAGAGCCACCGCTCCGTCATTGTCCAGAAGTGCCATATGATCGGACTCTCCGATGGAATGATCAAGTTTATCAATGGGGATACGGTCCCCTGTTCCTTCCGGCAGAGAAATGAAATAAAAGGAGTCATATATGGAAAGCAAAGCTAA
- a CDS encoding PaaI family thioesterase: MGNRESFEKNMRRRVEAIRHVSDHSIFNELRGKIVDYNYDEKRVTMEYEVGDFHRNGFNIMFGGSLVGMFDITFGTLTSGLGDYDIAPTVQLSTSFLKGVPIGSTVTVKAEAVSTGKTIMNFMGKAYVGDELVGSATGIFKTPRPFKTFR, from the coding sequence ATGGGAAACCGTGAGAGTTTTGAGAAAAATATGAGACGCAGAGTGGAGGCCATCCGCCATGTGAGCGACCACAGTATTTTCAATGAATTGAGAGGAAAGATTGTGGATTACAATTATGATGAAAAACGTGTCACGATGGAATATGAGGTCGGGGATTTCCATCGAAACGGGTTTAATATTATGTTTGGAGGATCTTTGGTTGGGATGTTCGACATCACCTTCGGCACGCTGACAAGCGGACTGGGCGATTATGATATCGCACCTACGGTCCAGCTCTCCACTTCCTTTCTGAAGGGAGTACCCATTGGATCTACAGTGACAGTAAAAGCCGAAGCTGTGTCCACTGGAAAAACGATCATGAATTTCATGGGAAAAGCGTATGTGGGAGACGAGCTGGTGGGCAGTGCTACCGGAATATTTAAGACTCCGAGACCATTTAAAACATTTCGGTAA
- a CDS encoding cold-shock protein, translated as MNTGTVKWFNSEKGYGFISQEGGDDVFVHFSAISGDGFKTLEEGQQVSFEIAEGPRGKQAENVSKLA; from the coding sequence ATGAACACTGGTACAGTAAAATGGTTTAACTCAGAAAAAGGTTACGGATTTATTTCTCAGGAAGGCGGAGACGATGTATTCGTACACTTCTCAGCAATCTCTGGTGATGGATTCAAGACTTTAGAAGAAGGACAGCAGGTTAGCTTTGAAATCGCAGAAGGACCTCGCGGAAAACAGGCTGAGAACGTATCCAAATTAGCTTAA
- the xdhB gene encoding xanthine dehydrogenase subunit XdhB, which yields MYDIEDYYEADTVADACDLLQKHPGAILICGGSDVLIRIREGKLAGSSLISIRGIRDLHGVSMEKDGTISIGAAVTFHHLTEDPVIRQYIPVLSEAADQVGGPQIRNIGTIGGNLCNGAVSADSAPACFCLDARLKISGPGGERIVPIKDFYLGPGRVDLRDGEILTRIFIDKKNYEGYTGHYIKYAMRNAMDIAALSCCVLCRTDLSARTLNDVKIAFGVAAPTPFRCVETESKLKGIAVDDRLYDKIEESVRTEINPRDSWRASRSFRIQIGGEIARRALQKAVKLQEVR from the coding sequence ATGTATGATATAGAAGATTATTATGAAGCAGACACCGTGGCAGATGCCTGTGATCTCTTACAAAAACATCCCGGCGCCATACTCATCTGCGGCGGCAGCGATGTGCTGATCCGCATCCGGGAAGGGAAACTGGCAGGCTCCAGCCTGATCAGTATACGGGGTATCAGAGATCTGCATGGAGTTTCCATGGAAAAGGACGGAACAATTTCCATAGGAGCTGCTGTCACCTTTCATCATTTGACAGAGGACCCGGTGATCCGTCAATATATCCCGGTGCTTTCAGAGGCGGCAGATCAGGTAGGCGGTCCCCAGATCCGCAATATCGGCACCATCGGCGGAAATCTCTGCAACGGAGCCGTCAGCGCAGACAGTGCACCTGCCTGTTTTTGTCTGGATGCCCGGCTGAAGATTTCCGGTCCCGGCGGAGAGCGGATCGTCCCCATAAAAGATTTTTATCTGGGACCGGGCCGGGTAGATTTAAGAGACGGAGAAATACTGACCCGGATCTTCATCGACAAGAAAAATTACGAAGGTTATACCGGGCACTATATTAAATATGCCATGAGGAATGCCATGGATATTGCAGCGCTGAGCTGCTGCGTCCTGTGCAGGACCGATCTGTCTGCCCGGACACTGAACGATGTGAAAATAGCGTTTGGCGTTGCGGCTCCCACACCTTTCCGGTGCGTGGAGACAGAATCAAAATTAAAGGGGATTGCTGTTGATGACCGTCTTTACGACAAGATCGAGGAATCCGTCCGCACCGAAATCAATCCGAGAGATTCCTGGCGTGCATCCCGCAGTTTCCGCATCCAGATCGGAGGCGAGATCGCCAGACGGGCACTGCAAAAAGCCGTAAAACTCCAGGAGGTGAGGTAG